tttttgtgtatttctttagGTTGTTTCAGTCGTTCAAAACAGGAGCCTTCACCATTCTGCACCAATCACAGCCTCCTCAAatgtttcttcctcttcatcaaATTCATCTTCAAAAAATCTCCCCAAGGTATCTGTTGTTTTTCAATGTCCCAGTATTGTGAAAGTTATGTTGGATATTAAGTAATGTAATGAGTGTCactgattttcacattttttccctgCAGGTAATGATTCCTTTGAGCAGCATCCCTACCTACAGTGCCTCCATggactcctcctccttcctgaaGACCTCCTTCAGTAAGTTCCCGTACCCCACAAAGGCTGAGCTCTGCTACCTGACTGTGGTCACGAAGTTTCCCGAAGAACAGATCAAGATCTGGTTCACAGCTCAGAGACTAAAGCAAGGCATCAGCTGGTCTCCCGAGGAGATCGAGGAAGCCAGGAGGAAGATGTTCAACACCATCATTCAGACAGCGCCCTCCAGCTCGCAGAACCAGAGTCACCACAGCCCGGCCCAACACACAATCACAGTCCTGCCTGCCTCACTGGGGGCCACAGGGATCCCTCACATTCTGCAGGGATCTCTTGTCAGCCAAGGAGGGGTAATTGTCACACAGCCTGTAATGGCAAATGGTATCCAGGTTAGCAGCGCTCCTGTGGCCCTGGCTGTCACACCAAAGCCCCAAGCAGCAGCCCGACCCATGATGCAGGCCCGACCTGCTGCTGCCTTGGTGGCGGACAAAGGCGTCAGCATGGTGGTGGGGACAGTGGGCAGCAGCAGTACAGGTAGTAACATCATAAGCAGCAGTAACAGTAGTAGGAGTGGGGGCGGAAGCACGAGCAGTATTATCAGTAGCAGTCAAGCAAGTGTCATCAACCTTAGTCTAGGAAACAGTAATCATAGTAATACAAAGGTGAGCAGTGTCAATGGCAAACACAGCAACACGAATGCCAACTCCAGTGATAAGAGCAATAGTAATGTTACCAGCCATGTCAATACTAAGAACACTGATATCAGCAAAGCCAGCAGCACCAGCATCGTACAGAGTGACAAAAAAGCCACAGACAGCAAATCTAGTAACAGCAACAGCAAAACGGGCAACGACGGAAAGAAGAACAAAGATACTAACAGTAGCAGCAACAAAAATAGCACAACTAGCACAAGTTCAGATGATGTTGATCCTTCTGCCATCGACTCGCCACCCATCAAAATGGAGGAGGCTTCTTCCCCTGCCTCCAAATCTTCTTCGccttctcctgcagctcctcaaaGCAGCACATCCGGCTCCAGGACGCCTGTTAATGCCTTCCTGGACCCcagcttttttaaaagcaaGAAGTCTCAGGAACAGCTCAGTGCCCTGAAAGACAGTTTTCAGCTGAGTCAGTTTCCTGACCAGGACGAAGTGGACCGCCTCATTGCTCTGACTGGGCTCACAGTGCGAGAAGTTCGCAAATGGTTCAGTGACCGACGGTACCACTTTCGTAACCTGAAAGGCGGCCGCTCCAGCACAGGGGGACAGACTAAACCTGGCGCTGCATCTGGAACAGGGAGCACATCAAGTACGCCAGGAGGCAGCACCACCGGCAGTGCCAACCCAGTGGATTTGTCCGAAAATAACAGCAACTCTGGAGCCAAAACGCCACAGCACAGCTCTGCTCCCTTGAGCCCAAGTGCTCCACCGACTCCCACTTCCCCCACACCTTCCCGCCGACTCCCAAGACCACCTTCTCCTGATTTCACAGCCATTCGTTACAAGGAGAGAGAACCCCACCAGGTGAGATTCAACCATTTTTGTGTAATAAGCTGAATATGTGTTTAGGTTGGTGTTTTCCATTTGATTACCTGATTCCAGGGCTACTGATTTGAGGAGAACCCCACTGATTTACTCATTGAAATCTGCTTACACATGTTGAGGAGTACTGCTTCATATATGTAAGAAGTTGCAATAAGGATTTTGTGGCTCTGGAGGGAGCCACAAAAGTTGCTTTTGCAAAGTTGTTTGGGTGGTGTAAGTTCAGCTAAATTAACTGCTGGCATAACACACCTAAATGTCCGTGTGACCTGCAGACAAATTGGAACAAAATAGATAATATCGCTGGTTCTGTTCCAttgattttggtctttttgttaACTTGCACTGTTAGAGGGACAAAATGTGGACTTTATTGTTACTATTAAATTCTTtgtaaaacacatgaaaattaTGAAAAGAAGTCATAGTTTTCTGGACACAAAGATGATGTCTTTAAATATCTTATGTGTTGAGACAGTAAATGTTTATGTCTTTAATAATCAAGTATCTTTTTAGTTGTACTAAATTTGTCAAGGATGTTGACCATGTCCGTACATCTGTTATGTTCAGGTTAAGGCGCTAGAGTCCAGCTTTGCCCAGAACCCTGACCCGGCAGGAGAGGAGGTGGACAGGCTGCGATCTGAGACCAAGATGACCAGAAGGGAGATCCATGGCTGGTTCGctgagaagaggaagaaagtgGCCgcggagaaaaagaaagaggaggcaGAGCGGGCgctgagagaggaggaggaggagatggaggttgatggagaagagagacagagagacgaCGGTTCAGGAGAACTGAAAGTCAACCCAATTAAAATTAATCTGAAGATGCTGAAGGTGACAGAAGCCAACGGCAAAGCGGAGGCTGAAGGGTCGGATAGCCCGTCAGTTCCGCCTCAGTCCGGCAACACACCCGCATCCTCCCCGGGCTCCACTTCATCCTCCACCCACAAACCATCCCAGTCCTCCACTCCAACACCCAAACCGTCCCACTCCCCCAAACCCACAGCCATCCGAGGCAAGAAGACAGCGGACCAGCTACACCTTCTCAAACAAGTCTACTCCAGAACTCAGTGGCCCAGCGCTACTCAGTACGATGAACTGATCTCAGCTACTGGGCTGCCCAGACCTGAAGTGGTGCGCTGGTTTGGGGACTGTCGTTATGTGCAGAAGAACGGCCAGCTGAAGTGGCTGGAGTCGTACCAGAACACGGCTCTGGAGGAGGACCTGCAGGAGGACGGCATGGAGATCCTCCAGGCTCACCTCAACCTCCACGGCAGGCTAGAAGAGACACAGGTAGAGATGACAACAGACAGCGTATCCACAGTTTTGGGTCGTTCATGAACACAGAATGACTGAGAAGCAATTAATTAATCTGCACGGCTATGACAGAAGATACGACAGGTCTATGTTCATTTATGTTTGTAGACAAAAATATACTCAGAAAGTCTCTTAAAACTGAGGGATGCATTTTCTTAACTGCTTGAAAACCACTTGAGTTGTTATTCCAGAAGATATATTTGTGGCTCAGATGCAAATGACTAAAGCAACaccattaaaagaaaaacatataaTTTCACTTCTTAATTGCATTTTGGTACAATCAGGGACAACAGTGAGGTCAGTAAATCTACTTGTCTGTGACTTGTTAACTCCACCTTTGTGGTTTAGTTAATTTACcagaaaaaatctaaacattaaGTTAAGGAGAAGAAACGATAAGGGAATACTAATCAGGTTATACACTTAAAATAGAATCTGTAGAAGTCTAAAATAATTTTCAGTCTCAGTTCTTTagtaatttcagttttaaagtgTAAATAGGTGTAGGAAAAGGCATATATGTgtgtaattaaatattttcatccATAATAAGACTTTGTATGACTACAAGAAGGTTTAGATACTAAAATATCAGCATGGATTGCTGTATGTGGACTTAAAATCGCCATAATCTTTATTCTTGACTATTCTTTATGCACAGTTGCAGGAGCTGGCTGATACGACTGGTCTGACCGTAGACTTGGTGCGATATTGGTTCTCTACCAAGGCGCCTTTGCACAGGATGGAACAAACTGCCGCCGCCGCTCACAAGACGGGAACGAGACCAGTTGCACCGGCAGGCGTGGCAGCCGAGCAACGAACAACAGGATCCTCCCCTCCGGAGCCACAGCCAGGAGGCGGGACGGAGGAGAAA
The nucleotide sequence above comes from Amphiprion ocellaris isolate individual 3 ecotype Okinawa chromosome 8, ASM2253959v1, whole genome shotgun sequence. Encoded proteins:
- the zhx3b gene encoding zinc fingers and homeoboxes protein 3 isoform X1, which gives rise to MTTKTEPAAAQEPFSQSWGKSSATHSHVHSDQDFPKYCSENHTRTYGQVPPSSFPHAWSIVNEKPIFSPTPRSQPFDRPSPPCGHTMASKRKSTTPCMIPSKIFRPPEEVERDSPVLLHQSRISGGDRQSPLDPGESSKSEAGDAVKDGIGTYTCKPCNFETHDLNLFLDHVYTGHPDFRADPSFFCVSCGVSAPKFEGLALHNARVHPSTLNTSLQLRKKDRRLVVEQSLVTGADSGKDSEISITKTPIMRMLKGKSEPKRIVVSHPVSDEPSSDPNSSSASRETERKETAAVTVTHVPTIVHNGTTKVTLPSAIQIVNGSGALPMLKTPITQVVSVVQNRSLHHSAPITASSNVSSSSSNSSSKNLPKVMIPLSSIPTYSASMDSSSFLKTSFSKFPYPTKAELCYLTVVTKFPEEQIKIWFTAQRLKQGISWSPEEIEEARRKMFNTIIQTAPSSSQNQSHHSPAQHTITVLPASLGATGIPHILQGSLVSQGGVIVTQPVMANGIQVSSAPVALAVTPKPQAAARPMMQARPAAALVADKGVSMVVGTVGSSSTGSNIISSSNSSRSGGGSTSSIISSSQASVINLSLGNSNHSNTKVSSVNGKHSNTNANSSDKSNSNVTSHVNTKNTDISKASSTSIVQSDKKATDSKSSNSNSKTGNDGKKNKDTNSSSNKNSTTSTSSDDVDPSAIDSPPIKMEEASSPASKSSSPSPAAPQSSTSGSRTPVNAFLDPSFFKSKKSQEQLSALKDSFQLSQFPDQDEVDRLIALTGLTVREVRKWFSDRRYHFRNLKGGRSSTGGQTKPGAASGTGSTSSTPGGSTTGSANPVDLSENNSNSGAKTPQHSSAPLSPSAPPTPTSPTPSRRLPRPPSPDFTAIRYKEREPHQVKALESSFAQNPDPAGEEVDRLRSETKMTRREIHGWFAEKRKKVAAEKKKEEAERALREEEEEMEVDGEERQRDDGSGELKVNPIKINLKMLKVTEANGKAEAEGSDSPSVPPQSGNTPASSPGSTSSSTHKPSQSSTPTPKPSHSPKPTAIRGKKTADQLHLLKQVYSRTQWPSATQYDELISATGLPRPEVVRWFGDCRYVQKNGQLKWLESYQNTALEEDLQEDGMEILQAHLNLHGRLEETQLQELADTTGLTVDLVRYWFSTKAPLHRMEQTAAAAHKTGTRPVAPAGVAAEQRTTGSSPPEPQPGGGTEEKMEQSVCGVATEAEEVNADKTVNATKGTD
- the zhx3b gene encoding zinc fingers and homeoboxes protein 3 isoform X2; this translates as MASKRKSTTPCMIPSKIFRPPEEVERDSPVLLHQSRISGGDRQSPLDPGESSKSEAGDAVKDGIGTYTCKPCNFETHDLNLFLDHVYTGHPDFRADPSFFCVSCGVSAPKFEGLALHNARVHPSTLNTSLQLRKKDRRLVVEQSLVTGADSGKDSEISITKTPIMRMLKGKSEPKRIVVSHPVSDEPSSDPNSSSASRETERKETAAVTVTHVPTIVHNGTTKVTLPSAIQIVNGSGALPMLKTPITQVVSVVQNRSLHHSAPITASSNVSSSSSNSSSKNLPKVMIPLSSIPTYSASMDSSSFLKTSFSKFPYPTKAELCYLTVVTKFPEEQIKIWFTAQRLKQGISWSPEEIEEARRKMFNTIIQTAPSSSQNQSHHSPAQHTITVLPASLGATGIPHILQGSLVSQGGVIVTQPVMANGIQVSSAPVALAVTPKPQAAARPMMQARPAAALVADKGVSMVVGTVGSSSTGSNIISSSNSSRSGGGSTSSIISSSQASVINLSLGNSNHSNTKVSSVNGKHSNTNANSSDKSNSNVTSHVNTKNTDISKASSTSIVQSDKKATDSKSSNSNSKTGNDGKKNKDTNSSSNKNSTTSTSSDDVDPSAIDSPPIKMEEASSPASKSSSPSPAAPQSSTSGSRTPVNAFLDPSFFKSKKSQEQLSALKDSFQLSQFPDQDEVDRLIALTGLTVREVRKWFSDRRYHFRNLKGGRSSTGGQTKPGAASGTGSTSSTPGGSTTGSANPVDLSENNSNSGAKTPQHSSAPLSPSAPPTPTSPTPSRRLPRPPSPDFTAIRYKEREPHQVKALESSFAQNPDPAGEEVDRLRSETKMTRREIHGWFAEKRKKVAAEKKKEEAERALREEEEEMEVDGEERQRDDGSGELKVNPIKINLKMLKVTEANGKAEAEGSDSPSVPPQSGNTPASSPGSTSSSTHKPSQSSTPTPKPSHSPKPTAIRGKKTADQLHLLKQVYSRTQWPSATQYDELISATGLPRPEVVRWFGDCRYVQKNGQLKWLESYQNTALEEDLQEDGMEILQAHLNLHGRLEETQLQELADTTGLTVDLVRYWFSTKAPLHRMEQTAAAAHKTGTRPVAPAGVAAEQRTTGSSPPEPQPGGGTEEKMEQSVCGVATEAEEVNADKTVNATKGTD